In Ruminiclostridium papyrosolvens DSM 2782, the following proteins share a genomic window:
- a CDS encoding B12-binding domain-containing radical SAM protein produces MKTLLVGINSKYIHTCLAIWYLKASINENDNITVREFTINDLQDNILSEIYREKPDVIAFSCYIWNIGIVLSISKELKKLLPDCSIILGGPEVSYDSQQIMCANEAVDFIISGEGEDVVPVLLKDMYAGTQEYKALQGIAYRNGCSVVNNKGFNLVKELDKIPSPYNSELMKTTLNRIVYYESSRGCPFSCSYCISSTFNGIRFFSMERVKSDICRILEYKPRLIKFVDRTFNCHRERAKEVLRFLISLNCETVFHFEAAADLFDCEMLDILREAPKGRIQLEIGIQTINTQTLKEIDRVTDIDVLTKNVQKILSAGNIHVHLDLIAGLPYENFEGFQKSFNYVYNLRPHQLQLGFLKMLKGSRIRTESEEHDFYFRDYAPYEVLKNKYISYDEILLLKDIEETFERYYNSGRFGNSLDFIEADCFTSDSFNMYENLAHYCRKNGYLDRPVSYRENIKILYSFYKDICQDSTELEKFRQYMVLDFLSKDSSGAIPDCIKREDDLLSPFDIHSMLRNEEFIDRHLPQYKGTQAKNILKRVFFVRLNLLYPSDEVLLFDYSSKEEVTEQYRNVAVIVNPLQDN; encoded by the coding sequence ATGAAAACACTGCTGGTAGGCATAAATTCAAAATATATTCATACGTGTCTTGCAATATGGTATCTCAAAGCAAGCATAAATGAAAATGATAATATAACTGTCAGGGAATTTACCATAAATGATTTACAGGATAATATTCTCTCGGAGATTTATAGGGAGAAGCCTGACGTTATAGCATTTTCATGTTATATATGGAATATAGGTATTGTTCTTTCAATTTCAAAGGAGCTTAAAAAGCTATTGCCGGACTGTAGCATAATTCTGGGAGGGCCTGAAGTTTCTTATGATTCCCAGCAAATTATGTGTGCAAACGAGGCTGTTGATTTTATTATATCCGGTGAGGGAGAGGACGTAGTCCCTGTATTGTTAAAGGATATGTATGCCGGTACTCAGGAGTATAAAGCATTACAGGGAATAGCGTATAGAAACGGCTGCTCTGTAGTGAACAATAAGGGTTTTAATCTGGTTAAAGAGCTTGATAAAATTCCTTCGCCGTATAATAGCGAATTAATGAAAACTACACTAAATAGAATTGTTTATTACGAATCTTCCAGGGGCTGTCCGTTTTCCTGCTCCTATTGTATTTCATCTACTTTTAACGGAATAAGATTCTTTAGTATGGAACGTGTAAAAAGTGATATATGCAGAATTCTTGAGTATAAGCCAAGACTTATAAAATTTGTTGACAGGACATTTAATTGCCATAGAGAAAGGGCAAAAGAAGTATTACGCTTCTTAATATCCTTAAATTGTGAAACGGTTTTCCACTTTGAGGCAGCCGCAGACCTTTTTGACTGTGAGATGTTGGATATACTTAGAGAAGCTCCAAAAGGCAGGATACAGCTTGAAATAGGAATTCAGACTATAAACACTCAAACCTTGAAGGAAATAGACAGAGTAACGGATATTGACGTATTAACCAAGAATGTACAAAAAATCCTTAGTGCAGGAAATATCCATGTGCATCTTGACCTGATTGCAGGTTTGCCCTACGAGAATTTTGAAGGTTTTCAAAAATCCTTTAACTATGTCTATAACCTGAGACCTCACCAGCTTCAACTGGGCTTTCTGAAAATGCTGAAAGGCTCAAGAATACGGACAGAATCCGAAGAGCATGATTTTTATTTCAGAGACTATGCGCCATACGAGGTTTTGAAAAATAAGTATATTTCATATGACGAAATACTTCTTTTAAAAGACATAGAGGAGACTTTTGAGAGGTATTATAATTCCGGCAGGTTTGGTAATTCGCTAGACTTTATTGAAGCGGATTGTTTTACTTCGGACTCATTTAATATGTATGAAAACCTGGCACATTACTGCAGGAAAAACGGTTATCTGGACAGACCGGTATCCTATAGGGAAAATATAAAGATTTTGTACAGTTTCTATAAAGACATTTGTCAAGATAGTACAGAACTTGAAAAGTTCAGGCAATACATGGTACTTGATTTTCTGAGCAAAGACAGTTCGGGAGCAATTCCCGATTGCATAAAAAGAGAAGATGATTTACTGTCCCCCTTTGATATTCATTCTATGCTCAGAAATGAAGAGTTTATTGACAGACATCTTCCTCAATACAAAGGTACTCAAGCGAAAAATATTTTAAAGAGAGTTTTCTTTGTCAGATTGAATTTATTGTATCCATCTGATGAAGTACTTTTGTTTGACTATTCCTCCAAAGAGGAAGTTACCGAGCAATATCGGAATGTAGCAGTAATAGTTAATCCTCTGCAAGATAATTAA
- a CDS encoding PadR family transcriptional regulator, translating into MDAQIKKGVIDMCILHIISKQDMYGYDVMKQMGALFPEVNDSTFYVILRRLNKEKLTEVYWGKDSNGPPRKYYHITEAGKNALVEDIDNWRKLIDIVSSIGI; encoded by the coding sequence ATGGATGCACAAATAAAAAAGGGAGTCATTGACATGTGTATTCTTCACATCATATCTAAACAGGATATGTACGGATATGATGTGATGAAACAAATGGGCGCGTTATTCCCTGAAGTAAACGACAGTACTTTTTATGTTATTCTTAGAAGGCTAAACAAAGAAAAACTTACGGAGGTATATTGGGGGAAAGACTCCAATGGACCTCCTCGTAAATACTATCACATTACCGAAGCAGGAAAAAATGCACTTGTCGAAGATATTGATAATTGGAGAAAGCTGATAGATATTGTTTCTTCCATAGGTATTTAA
- a CDS encoding PrkA family serine protein kinase, whose translation MTKPEFDFRELIKRDREEHIRKQFDGTFLDYLQIVKSNPEVAMLSHQRLYELISCKGVEAVKTEENPRLRRIYGNDIIKKYTFFEDDFFGIDKTIMKIVRYFHSAAMAGEEARQVLYLVGPVGAGKSSLMEALKKALEAASPIYSLKDCPMREEPLHLIPKHLRKDFEEKLNVKIEGDLCPVCRYRLKNQYNGEYEKFPIESTGFSIRSRKGIGVVPPVDPNNQDTSILTGSVDISKIDLYSEDDPRVLSLNGAFNAGNRGIVEFIEVFKNETEYLHTMITATQEKSVPSPGKGAMIYFDGVILAHSNEAEWNKFKSDHTNEAILDRIVRIEVPYCLELNEEIKIYKKMLSKSKFKAHIAPHTIEIASMFAILTRLSPSNKVDPLTKLKIYNGEEILEKGMTRKIDIFELREEAPREGMTGISTRFIMKALDTALSESENDCINPIAVMEALIKSVKELGIGDDEKERYLRLIYDSVKKEYNKILEKEVTKAFIHGYREQAESLFNNYLDHAEAFVNKTKIKDTNTGEELEPDEKFLRSIEEQIGISDTAVKGFRSDVTAYMFFVMRNGGSLDYTSYEPLKDAIEKKLTASVRDLSRIITQAKVRDKEQTQKYNTMVEEMKKNGYCDHCCNVILKYAANNLWKD comes from the coding sequence ATGACCAAACCGGAATTTGATTTTAGGGAACTGATTAAACGAGACAGAGAGGAACATATACGCAAACAATTTGATGGAACATTCTTGGATTATTTGCAGATAGTTAAATCCAATCCGGAGGTTGCCATGCTGTCTCATCAAAGATTGTATGAGCTTATCAGCTGCAAGGGAGTTGAAGCTGTCAAAACCGAGGAAAATCCAAGATTAAGAAGAATTTACGGAAACGACATAATTAAAAAATACACCTTCTTTGAAGACGATTTTTTTGGTATTGATAAAACAATAATGAAAATCGTAAGGTATTTCCACTCTGCTGCCATGGCAGGAGAAGAGGCCAGACAAGTTTTATATCTTGTAGGTCCGGTCGGAGCGGGTAAATCATCATTGATGGAAGCCCTAAAAAAGGCATTGGAAGCTGCTTCCCCGATATATTCGCTAAAGGATTGCCCTATGAGAGAAGAACCACTTCATTTAATTCCAAAGCACCTTCGAAAAGATTTTGAAGAAAAATTGAATGTAAAAATTGAAGGGGATTTGTGTCCTGTTTGCAGATACCGTTTAAAGAACCAGTATAACGGGGAATATGAAAAGTTTCCGATTGAATCAACAGGCTTTTCCATAAGGTCCAGAAAAGGTATAGGCGTAGTGCCACCCGTAGACCCTAACAACCAGGATACCTCAATACTAACAGGAAGCGTTGATATATCAAAAATAGACCTTTATTCTGAAGACGACCCAAGAGTATTATCTTTGAATGGTGCTTTTAATGCCGGAAACAGAGGTATAGTGGAGTTTATAGAAGTATTCAAAAATGAAACGGAATACCTTCATACCATGATTACAGCAACTCAGGAAAAATCCGTTCCATCGCCGGGCAAAGGGGCAATGATATATTTCGATGGAGTCATATTGGCTCATTCCAATGAAGCAGAATGGAATAAATTTAAGTCAGACCACACAAATGAGGCAATTCTGGACAGAATAGTAAGAATTGAGGTACCCTACTGCCTTGAGCTAAATGAAGAAATAAAAATTTATAAAAAGATGCTTTCTAAAAGTAAATTCAAAGCACATATAGCTCCTCATACCATAGAAATTGCTTCCATGTTTGCAATACTGACCAGATTAAGTCCATCCAACAAAGTCGACCCGCTTACCAAGCTTAAAATATATAACGGAGAAGAAATTCTGGAGAAAGGAATGACTCGAAAAATTGATATATTTGAGCTTCGGGAGGAAGCACCCAGAGAAGGCATGACGGGCATATCAACCAGATTTATAATGAAAGCTCTAGATACTGCATTATCCGAATCAGAGAATGATTGCATAAATCCCATTGCAGTTATGGAAGCTTTAATAAAATCCGTAAAAGAGCTTGGAATCGGTGATGATGAAAAAGAACGTTATTTAAGACTTATATATGATTCTGTAAAGAAGGAATACAATAAAATTCTTGAAAAAGAAGTTACAAAGGCATTTATACATGGCTACAGAGAACAGGCAGAGAGCCTGTTTAACAATTACCTTGACCATGCTGAAGCTTTTGTCAACAAGACCAAGATAAAAGATACGAATACAGGTGAGGAACTGGAGCCCGATGAAAAATTCTTGCGTTCCATTGAAGAACAGATAGGTATCTCAGATACTGCAGTAAAGGGGTTTAGGTCGGATGTTACCGCATATATGTTCTTTGTTATGAGAAATGGGGGAAGTCTGGATTATACAAGCTACGAGCCTTTGAAGGATGCAATAGAAAAGAAGCTGACGGCATCCGTAAGGGATTTAAGCAGGATTATAACACAGGCAAAAGTAAGGGATAAAGAGCAAACCCAGAAATACAATACAATGGTTGAGGAAATGAAGAAGAACGGCTACTGTGACCACTGCTGCAACGTTATACTAAAATATGCAGCAAACAATCTGTGGAAGGATTAA
- the yhbH gene encoding sporulation protein YhbH gives MAIFRDCSNIGKDRSAEDRRRHRELVEESIKKNLGSIIAEESIIGKSKDKKIKIPIKGIKEFQFIYGKSKPGVGAGDGNEKRGDKFAGEAQAGKGKGGAGNQEGEEVYETEITIEEVIKYLFDDMNLPDIDKKQLSQLEEKSYRKLGYQHKGIPPRLAKKRSVIEKIKRKQAAKRSEDGEEATYDKESGEERFPFIEEDLRYYRIKEENKRDYNAVVLCIMDVSGSMDQTKKYLARSFYFLLYQFLRLKYANVDVVFIAHTTTAKEVNEREFFHRGESGGTYISSGYDKALEIIAERYSPANWNIYAFHCSDGDNWSEDNKRAVESANKLCEVCNLFGYGEIVPGYYNIGSTIKNEFQTKIKSKNFAAININKKEDVLPALKKLLDKASDRDEKAILN, from the coding sequence ATGGCTATATTCAGAGATTGCAGTAACATTGGCAAAGACAGGTCTGCCGAAGACAGAAGGCGACACAGGGAGCTTGTTGAGGAATCCATAAAGAAGAATCTGGGCAGTATTATTGCAGAAGAAAGCATAATAGGCAAAAGTAAGGATAAGAAAATCAAGATTCCCATCAAAGGAATAAAAGAATTTCAGTTTATATATGGTAAATCCAAGCCCGGCGTAGGAGCGGGTGACGGCAATGAAAAAAGGGGCGATAAATTTGCAGGAGAGGCACAGGCGGGTAAAGGTAAAGGAGGCGCAGGAAATCAAGAGGGAGAAGAGGTTTATGAAACGGAAATAACCATTGAGGAGGTAATAAAATACCTTTTTGACGATATGAACCTTCCCGATATTGATAAAAAGCAGCTATCCCAATTGGAGGAAAAAAGCTACAGAAAGCTTGGTTACCAACACAAGGGTATTCCTCCGCGACTTGCCAAAAAACGTTCCGTCATTGAAAAAATAAAGCGCAAACAAGCCGCAAAAAGGTCTGAAGATGGAGAGGAAGCCACATATGATAAGGAGTCAGGGGAAGAAAGATTTCCTTTCATAGAGGAAGATTTAAGGTATTACAGAATCAAGGAGGAAAACAAAAGGGATTATAATGCAGTTGTGCTGTGCATTATGGATGTTTCGGGTTCAATGGATCAAACAAAAAAATATCTGGCAAGAAGTTTTTATTTCCTTTTGTATCAATTCCTAAGATTAAAATATGCAAACGTGGATGTAGTTTTTATAGCTCACACAACAACAGCAAAGGAAGTGAACGAAAGAGAGTTTTTCCACCGGGGTGAGTCCGGTGGAACCTACATCAGCAGCGGGTATGATAAAGCTTTAGAAATAATTGCGGAAAGATACAGTCCTGCCAACTGGAACATTTATGCTTTCCACTGCAGCGACGGGGACAATTGGTCTGAAGATAATAAAAGAGCTGTAGAAAGTGCTAACAAGCTTTGTGAGGTATGTAACCTGTTTGGCTATGGAGAAATAGTACCCGGTTATTACAATATAGGCAGTACCATTAAAAACGAATTTCAGACCAAGATTAAAAGCAAGAATTTTGCAGCTATAAATATTAACAAAAAAGAAGATGTCCTTCCGGCACTTAAAAAGCTCCTTGATAAAGCAAGCGACAGGGACGAGAAGGCAATATTGAATTAG
- a CDS encoding SpoVR family protein, producing the protein MADFSLKELEYWNERIEKIAVESGLNFYNQEFEIINYEDMIGYESYVGMPSHYPHWSYGKSYERIKTLHKYNLTGLPYEMVINSNPCIAYLMKDNSLLIQILTIAHVYAHNDFFKNNRLFNKGTKAEYAVETFKNHANRIRDYISDPSIGYAKVEKILNAAHAVKLQTERIIDYRNNKREKEESKSALIEHKSDFPNLDRYSRREMKYDTEAGNQEIKIPEEPQEDILSFVAEYGRLQDWEKDILSIVREEALYFIPQIETKIMNEGWASFWHYTILNKLELPQNMHFEFLRKHNEVIRPLKSSINPYFIGFKIIENLYNTQGKDKIFEVRENERDQSFIRRYLTQELCSEMNLFEYISTGNEYMISEVSDDEGWKMVRDTLCNTVGIGSVPTIKVTEWSPKENTLFLEHEFDGRELELSYAYETLKHLVDLWKGKVVLTTHLEEKMKNIACDEMKRISLYT; encoded by the coding sequence ATGGCGGATTTTAGTCTAAAGGAGCTGGAATACTGGAATGAGCGTATAGAAAAAATAGCGGTGGAGAGTGGATTGAACTTCTATAATCAGGAGTTTGAAATAATAAATTATGAAGATATGATAGGATATGAATCATACGTAGGGATGCCATCCCACTATCCGCACTGGAGTTACGGTAAATCCTATGAGAGGATTAAAACACTGCATAAATATAATCTTACAGGACTTCCGTATGAAATGGTTATAAACTCCAACCCGTGTATTGCCTACCTGATGAAGGATAATTCACTTCTAATTCAGATACTAACAATAGCACATGTATATGCACATAATGATTTTTTTAAAAATAACAGGCTATTCAATAAAGGAACAAAGGCTGAGTATGCAGTTGAAACCTTTAAAAATCATGCCAACAGGATACGTGACTATATCTCTGACCCCAGTATTGGTTATGCAAAAGTTGAAAAGATACTTAATGCCGCACATGCAGTAAAACTGCAAACGGAAAGGATAATTGACTACCGCAATAACAAAAGGGAGAAAGAAGAGTCAAAATCTGCTTTGATTGAGCATAAGTCTGATTTTCCCAATCTTGACAGGTATTCCAGAAGAGAAATGAAGTACGATACTGAGGCCGGCAACCAGGAAATAAAAATACCTGAGGAGCCTCAGGAAGACATACTCAGTTTTGTTGCAGAATATGGGCGTTTGCAGGACTGGGAAAAGGATATACTTTCTATTGTAAGAGAAGAAGCCCTGTACTTTATTCCACAGATAGAAACAAAAATAATGAATGAGGGCTGGGCAAGTTTCTGGCATTACACCATATTAAACAAGCTTGAACTTCCTCAAAATATGCATTTTGAGTTTTTAAGAAAACACAATGAGGTAATCAGGCCATTAAAATCAAGTATAAATCCATATTTCATAGGATTTAAAATTATTGAGAACCTATACAATACACAGGGAAAAGACAAGATATTCGAGGTAAGGGAAAATGAGAGAGACCAATCTTTTATAAGAAGATACCTGACTCAGGAATTGTGCAGTGAAATGAATCTCTTTGAATATATATCCACGGGAAACGAATATATGATTTCTGAAGTTTCAGATGATGAGGGGTGGAAAATGGTAAGAGATACTTTGTGTAATACAGTTGGTATTGGAAGTGTCCCAACAATAAAAGTCACCGAATGGAGCCCAAAGGAGAATACTTTGTTCCTTGAACACGAATTCGACGGCCGTGAACTGGAATTAAGCTACGCGTATGAAACTCTTAAACACCTTGTAGATCTGTGGAAGGGTAAAGTTGTACTGACTACACATCTGGAAGAAAAAATGAAAAATATAGCATGCGATGAAATGAAAAGAATATCCCTGTACACTTGA
- the htpG gene encoding molecular chaperone HtpG, whose amino-acid sequence MKHESGSISINTENIFPIIKKWLYSEKDIFIRELVSNASDAISKMKKLDVMGEAELPEGNKFEIKVIVNKNDKTIKVIDNGLGMTEEEVKKYINQIAFSGAVDFLEKYKDKSDDGQIIGHFGLGFYSAFMVSQRVQIDTLSYQKDAAAVRWVSDGGTEFEMSDSDKSERGTTITLYLSDDSLEFTEEYTMRTTLEKYFAFLPYELYLEDAAKVEEKKEETKEEEKEGDEKEVTEPKKPEPLNDTQPLWLKNPKDCTDEDYKKFYSKVFHDFNEPLFWIHLNMDYPFNLKGILYFPKLKHEFETNEGQIKLYYNQVFVADNIKEVIPEFLLLLKGVLDCPDLPLNVSRSFLQNDGYVNKISTHITKKVADKLTSIFENDRESYNKYWDDINPFVKYGCLREEKFYDRVKDVLIFKSTKGGYTTLKEYLENNKDKHENKVFYVSDENQQAQYIKLFNENGMEAVILSNMIDNHFMSLLESKGTGLQFNRIDADISESMKQENTGIPEADVSYLEGLFKETVNDEKLKIQVESLKNETIPAVVLLSEQSRRMQEMSKMFGGMDMGHMFPKEQTLVLNSSNKLVKALLDLKEKDERKEDVKLVSEHIYDLAMMSHQTLGPEAMAKFIQRSNEILMKVL is encoded by the coding sequence ATGAAACACGAAAGCGGAAGTATTTCAATAAATACAGAAAACATATTTCCAATTATTAAAAAGTGGTTGTACTCTGAAAAGGACATATTTATAAGAGAACTAGTGTCAAATGCAAGTGATGCCATTAGTAAAATGAAAAAACTTGATGTAATGGGAGAAGCCGAACTGCCCGAAGGTAATAAGTTCGAAATAAAGGTCATTGTCAATAAAAATGATAAGACCATAAAAGTAATAGATAACGGATTGGGAATGACTGAGGAAGAAGTAAAAAAATATATAAATCAGATTGCTTTTTCAGGAGCAGTCGATTTTCTTGAAAAATATAAGGACAAGTCAGATGACGGACAAATTATAGGTCACTTTGGTCTGGGATTCTATTCGGCATTCATGGTGTCACAGCGTGTCCAGATTGACACACTTTCATACCAGAAAGATGCGGCTGCTGTAAGATGGGTAAGTGATGGCGGAACAGAATTTGAAATGTCAGATTCCGACAAGAGTGAGAGGGGAACAACAATAACTCTCTATTTATCTGATGACAGCTTGGAATTCACTGAAGAATACACAATGAGAACTACCCTTGAGAAATACTTTGCCTTCCTGCCATATGAATTATATCTTGAGGATGCTGCAAAGGTAGAAGAGAAGAAAGAGGAAACTAAAGAAGAGGAAAAAGAAGGTGACGAAAAGGAAGTTACTGAGCCTAAAAAGCCCGAGCCTTTAAATGATACACAACCTCTTTGGCTGAAAAATCCAAAAGACTGCACAGACGAAGATTATAAGAAGTTCTATTCAAAAGTATTCCATGACTTTAATGAGCCGCTTTTCTGGATACACTTAAATATGGATTACCCCTTTAACCTGAAAGGTATACTTTATTTCCCTAAGCTCAAACATGAATTTGAGACTAACGAAGGGCAGATAAAGCTTTATTACAATCAGGTATTTGTTGCTGACAATATAAAGGAAGTAATTCCTGAATTCTTGCTGTTATTAAAGGGTGTACTGGATTGTCCTGATTTACCTTTGAATGTTTCCAGAAGCTTCTTACAGAACGATGGTTATGTTAACAAGATTTCCACACACATAACAAAGAAGGTTGCAGACAAGCTTACATCTATATTTGAGAACGACCGTGAAAGCTATAATAAATACTGGGATGACATAAACCCGTTTGTAAAATACGGCTGTTTACGTGAAGAAAAATTCTATGACAGAGTTAAGGATGTCCTTATATTCAAGTCAACTAAGGGCGGATACACTACTCTAAAGGAATATCTTGAAAACAACAAGGACAAGCATGAAAATAAAGTATTCTACGTATCAGATGAAAATCAGCAGGCTCAGTATATAAAGCTGTTTAATGAAAACGGAATGGAAGCGGTAATACTTTCAAACATGATAGACAATCACTTTATGTCTCTCCTTGAAAGCAAAGGTACAGGCTTACAGTTTAACAGAATTGATGCTGATATTTCAGAGAGTATGAAGCAGGAGAACACAGGTATTCCTGAAGCTGATGTCAGCTATCTGGAAGGTTTGTTCAAGGAAACAGTAAATGATGAAAAACTAAAAATACAGGTTGAATCCTTGAAAAATGAAACTATACCGGCGGTAGTACTGCTGTCAGAGCAGTCCAGAAGAATGCAGGAAATGAGTAAAATGTTCGGGGGAATGGATATGGGACACATGTTCCCGAAAGAACAGACTCTCGTTTTGAATTCTTCAAATAAACTCGTAAAAGCATTGCTGGATTTAAAGGAAAAGGATGAAAGAAAAGAAGATGTGAAGCTGGTAAGCGAACACATATATGATTTAGCCATGATGAGTCACCAGACTTTAGGGCCTGAGGCTATGGCGAAATTTATACAGAGAAGTAATGAAATATTGATGAAAGTTCTTTAA
- a CDS encoding AMP-binding protein, which yields MLEKYLSRVDFTSYEDFYENLKINVPENFNFAYDVVDEYAKTTPDKVAIVWCDKSGAEKTFTFGQLKEYSDKTANYFKSLGIKRGDPVMLILKRRYEFWFCILALHKLGAVTIPATHLLTSKDIVYRANAADIKMIVCVNEPEVVMHIEDSASKTPTVKYKALIDGSKDGWLDFSSGIEEASNEFQRPLGELGSHNSDISLLYFTSGTTGMPKMVQHDYEYPLGHILTARYWQNVSEGGLHLTVADTGWAKAVWGKIYGQWLSGCAVFVYDFDKFVPKELLEVISKHHVTSFCAPPTIYRFFIKEDLSKFDLSSLKYCTVAGEPLNPEVYSQFYKATGIKLMEAFGQTELTVTVGTFPWMEPKPGSMGKPSPGYDIDLLDENGNSCQDGEEGQIVVRTTKKKPAGMFGGYYRDEALTKSVWHDGIYYTGDMAWRDEDGYLWFVGRADDVIKSSGYRIGPFEVESALLEHPAVLECAITAVPDPIRGQIVKATVILAKSYTASEELVKKLQDHVKKVTAPYKYPRIIEFVTELPKTISGKIRRVEIRQTDKDSK from the coding sequence ATGTTGGAAAAATACTTATCTCGGGTAGACTTTACATCTTACGAGGATTTTTACGAAAATTTAAAAATAAATGTACCTGAGAACTTTAATTTTGCATATGACGTTGTTGATGAATATGCTAAGACAACGCCGGATAAGGTAGCAATTGTATGGTGTGATAAATCGGGTGCCGAAAAAACCTTCACCTTCGGTCAGCTAAAAGAGTATAGCGACAAGACAGCTAACTATTTCAAGTCCTTGGGTATTAAGAGAGGCGACCCGGTAATGCTCATATTAAAAAGAAGATATGAGTTCTGGTTCTGTATTTTGGCTTTGCATAAGCTGGGTGCCGTTACAATTCCGGCAACTCATCTGCTCACTTCAAAGGATATTGTTTATAGAGCTAATGCAGCAGATATAAAAATGATTGTGTGTGTTAATGAGCCGGAAGTTGTAATGCATATTGAAGATTCCGCTAGTAAAACACCTACTGTAAAATATAAGGCATTGATTGATGGTTCCAAGGATGGCTGGTTGGATTTTTCATCCGGTATCGAAGAGGCTTCCAACGAATTTCAAAGGCCTCTGGGCGAATTGGGTTCTCACAATAGTGACATATCCTTGCTGTACTTTACATCGGGTACTACAGGTATGCCAAAGATGGTTCAGCATGATTATGAGTATCCTCTGGGTCATATCCTTACAGCAAGGTACTGGCAGAATGTTTCTGAAGGCGGTCTGCATCTGACAGTTGCCGATACAGGTTGGGCTAAAGCTGTATGGGGCAAAATTTATGGCCAATGGTTATCAGGGTGTGCTGTATTTGTATATGACTTTGATAAGTTTGTTCCAAAGGAACTTCTTGAAGTTATTTCAAAGCACCATGTTACTTCTTTTTGCGCTCCTCCTACGATTTACAGATTTTTTATCAAGGAAGATCTCTCAAAGTTTGATTTAAGCAGTCTGAAATACTGTACTGTAGCAGGAGAACCTCTGAACCCCGAAGTATACAGCCAATTTTACAAGGCTACCGGTATAAAGTTAATGGAAGCCTTCGGTCAGACTGAGTTGACTGTCACAGTGGGTACGTTCCCATGGATGGAGCCAAAACCGGGGTCAATGGGTAAGCCGTCTCCGGGATATGATATAGACCTTCTTGATGAGAATGGAAATTCATGTCAGGACGGTGAAGAAGGACAGATTGTGGTAAGAACCACAAAAAAGAAGCCTGCCGGTATGTTTGGCGGTTACTACAGAGATGAAGCTCTTACAAAGAGTGTATGGCATGATGGTATTTATTATACGGGTGATATGGCATGGCGAGATGAGGACGGCTATCTCTGGTTTGTTGGCAGAGCTGATGATGTTATTAAAAGCTCAGGTTACAGAATCGGGCCTTTTGAGGTTGAAAGTGCCTTGCTGGAACATCCGGCGGTTCTGGAATGTGCCATAACTGCTGTTCCTGACCCTATCAGAGGTCAGATAGTTAAAGCTACAGTTATACTGGCAAAAAGCTATACTGCAAGCGAGGAACTGGTTAAGAAACTTCAGGACCATGTAAAAAAGGTTACGGCGCCTTATAAGTATCCAAGAATCATTGAGTTTGTAACTGAGCTTCCAAAAACAATCAGCGGCAAGATAAGACGTGTAGAAATAAGGCAGACAGATAAAGATAGTAAATAG
- a CDS encoding helix-turn-helix domain-containing protein, which translates to MSEQIRLIASRIKELREISGITVEALAAELKISEEAYRSYESGETDIPVSFLYQIANKFNVELSAIITGDAPKLHTYQLVRDGKGVSVERREHYKYHSLAYNFVGKKAEPFIVTVEPDTSDSTVHFNSHKGQEFNYIIEGTLQIIINGREHVMNEGDSIYFDSSASHGMKAMNGKKARFLAIIL; encoded by the coding sequence ATGTCTGAGCAAATCAGATTAATTGCTTCACGAATAAAAGAGTTACGAGAAATATCTGGAATTACTGTTGAAGCACTTGCAGCAGAACTTAAAATTTCTGAAGAAGCTTACAGGTCATACGAAAGCGGTGAGACCGATATTCCGGTAAGTTTTCTTTATCAAATAGCAAATAAGTTTAATGTTGAACTTTCAGCAATAATTACGGGAGATGCTCCAAAGCTTCATACTTATCAGCTTGTTCGGGATGGAAAAGGTGTAAGTGTTGAGAGACGCGAACATTATAAATATCACAGCCTTGCTTACAATTTTGTTGGTAAAAAGGCAGAGCCTTTTATTGTAACGGTTGAGCCGGATACTTCCGATTCTACTGTCCACTTTAATTCCCATAAAGGACAGGAATTTAACTATATTATAGAAGGAACTCTTCAAATAATAATTAATGGACGTGAGCATGTGATGAATGAGGGTGACTCGATTTATTTTGATTCGTCGGCAAGTCACGGAATGAAAGCTATGAATGGTAAGAAAGCCAGATTTTTGGCAATTATTCTTTAG